One Synechocystis sp. LKSZ1 genomic window, CATCTAGCCAAAACTTGAGTTCAAAATTCAAGCAAGAATCACCAAAACCGAGAAAAAAAGCAACAGGATTAGGGTCAGCAAGAATTTTAGGATGATTGGTTGCAATCGCTAATAGAAGTTGAATCACTTCTTCAGATTTCGATTCATAACCAACCCCAATGGACACTGAACAATAGACCAGACGATCACTCCCTGTATAGGTAGTTAAATCTGAGGTAAAAAACTTTTGATTAGGAATAACTTTTTCAGCATTATCTAATAAACGAACCACTGTTGTTGCCCGAATACCAAGCCTCGTTACGCGACAGGTATCCCCATCCACACTCACCACATCCCCTGGTCTTAAAACCCCTTCAAACAGTAAAAGAATGCCACTGACAAAATTACTGACAACCTGCTGTAACCCAAAACCAATACCAACGGATAGGCCCCCCGTAATCGCGGCAACAGCCGTTCCATTTACCCCAACAGCTCCCAGAATAATCACAATCCCCAGACTAATTAAAAAATAACGAATTAACAATAAGCTGGCTTCAATTTTGCCACGTTCTAGTTCCGCTTTAGAGTTCAAAAGATTGAGGGTAATTTCTTCTAGAATTACAACGGTTACAATCCAAAAATAAAAGCCTGTGATTAAC contains:
- a CDS encoding mechanosensitive ion channel domain-containing protein, whose protein sequence is MMALYNLFPVRIIRAYQSRLFTPLIVLFIVGSMATLNDNLQSLFQIYLFKLFGSVVTIGSLIGLITGFYFWIVTVVILEEITLNLLNSKAELERGKIEASLLLIRYFLISLGIVIILGAVGVNGTAVAAITGGLSVGIGFGLQQVVSNFVSGILLLFEGVLRPGDVVSVDGDTCRVTRLGIRATTVVRLLDNAEKVIPNQKFFTSDLTTYTGSDRLVYCSVSIGVGYESKSEEVIQLLLAIATNHPKILADPNPVAFFLGFGDSCLNFELKFWLDDINNKKRVISDLNCAILEVFNEHQISIPFPQRDLHLYNDELSTSLGKGLIFQSIEQND